One genomic segment of Photobacterium sp. DA100 includes these proteins:
- the djlA gene encoding co-chaperone DjlA, giving the protein MQVWGKILGAFFGFLLGGPFGLLLGLFLGHKFDKARAKIYYGGGFGGFSGGHSSAENQAAFFYAAFAVMGHVAKAKGRVTEEEIRVASAYMDRMGLQGEARRQAQEAFREGKEEHFPLEDTLMRVRQASAGRADLLQFFLELQIQAAFADGSLHPSERKLLHVIARILGFSAQQLEQRLHMQEAAFRFQQGGFHQQYQQQGTYRQAPTRDQLADAFELMGVPETASAQELKRAYRKQMNEHHPDKLAAKGLPPEMMELAKQKTQELQAAYDLIRKEKGFK; this is encoded by the coding sequence ATGCAGGTTTGGGGCAAAATACTTGGGGCATTTTTTGGCTTCCTCCTTGGCGGGCCGTTTGGTTTGTTGTTAGGTCTCTTTTTGGGCCATAAGTTCGATAAAGCGCGTGCAAAAATTTATTACGGTGGCGGGTTTGGCGGTTTTTCCGGTGGCCATAGCTCGGCGGAAAACCAAGCGGCCTTCTTTTATGCGGCCTTTGCCGTCATGGGCCATGTGGCCAAGGCCAAGGGGCGGGTCACCGAAGAAGAAATCCGGGTAGCCAGTGCCTATATGGATCGGATGGGCTTGCAAGGTGAAGCCCGCCGCCAGGCCCAGGAGGCCTTCCGCGAAGGCAAGGAAGAGCATTTTCCATTGGAAGACACCTTGATGCGGGTGCGCCAGGCCAGTGCCGGCCGGGCGGATTTGCTCCAGTTTTTCCTCGAGCTGCAAATCCAGGCAGCGTTTGCCGATGGCTCGTTGCATCCGAGCGAGCGCAAGTTGCTCCATGTCATCGCCCGCATTCTGGGTTTTTCCGCCCAGCAGTTGGAGCAGCGGCTGCACATGCAAGAAGCGGCATTCCGTTTCCAGCAAGGTGGGTTTCACCAGCAGTACCAGCAGCAGGGCACTTACCGCCAGGCTCCGACCCGAGACCAATTGGCCGATGCCTTTGAGTTGATGGGAGTCCCCGAAACAGCCTCTGCGCAGGAGCTCAAGCGGGCCTACCGCAAGCAGATGAACGAGCACCACCCGGATAAGCTGGCAGCCAAGGGCTTGCCGCCGGAGATGATGGAGCTAGCCAAGCAGAAAACCCAGGAGCTACAGGCTGCCTACGATCTGATCCGCAAGGAGAAGGGGTTTAAATAA
- the lptD gene encoding LPS assembly protein LptD, producing the protein MSSTSRSLLATMISLALFGPTVAYANQAAPETTSSDSAVSDETDELAMIRGTCIAPEQMPADPNNEPIRVTADQAEALNNQNVTYTGDVIVRQGNRTVVADTAKLQQPENIVTAEGNVYFHDGTIEVYSDRIQSNLDTEDSQMDNAVYNMTCEAGRGEAERVTKNGISYYRLKNGTYTTCPPGDKSWQFSATSIERENDSPFADLYNARFEVADVPVFYMPYLRVPVGDERLTGFLYPSVSYGSRDGFELETPFYWNIAPNYDMTITPKYMSNRGLQLNSEFRYLTEFGTGSLSGEYLGNDKKDSDKDPRWGFNWSHNGMYNQHWLFEIDYSKVSDPTYFSDIDSSIGEREDNNLLQTAEVSYRDRNWDSTLRVRDFQPLTLGVSSSYRLMPQVEANYYYEDMPYGLDFSLNSHVSRFENDNPDKPTADRVHFEPTLTLPYATPWWSVTSEAKLMYTYYNQDFDPNAQEIVDKGLELEESVSRTVPSIRLHSGLYLERDTLIWGDSYTQSLEPQIQYLYVKDVDQRGIYDAYDTTLMQTDYYGLFRDKRYSSVDRIAAANQFTVGATSRYFDNQFKERFNIAVGQIFYLNDAGRNLDTDNETSPNYSATAFESDFNYDDWLFFHGGLQYDASKKDLQFANGAIEYREGGTFSQLNYRYISKEYLLDNILDEEQLNRYTEDGISQLGFSTGFPVYNGVTLRGDYYHDLTENQMLEGQISLNFRTACWMISLGYNEYLKTRQNVSSSPAEYERNFSISFSLIGLGLAPIGTTSDNNSISYGRPFYLNN; encoded by the coding sequence ATGTCATCAACTTCCCGCAGCTTACTGGCAACCATGATCAGCCTGGCACTTTTCGGCCCGACGGTGGCTTACGCAAACCAAGCCGCCCCAGAGACAACCAGTAGCGACTCTGCGGTCAGTGATGAAACTGACGAACTGGCAATGATTCGTGGTACCTGTATTGCCCCAGAGCAGATGCCGGCCGATCCTAACAACGAGCCGATCAGAGTCACCGCCGATCAAGCTGAGGCCCTCAATAACCAGAACGTTACCTACACCGGCGATGTTATCGTCCGCCAGGGTAACCGTACTGTTGTCGCCGATACGGCCAAGCTGCAGCAACCAGAAAATATTGTCACCGCCGAAGGTAACGTCTACTTCCATGACGGTACCATCGAGGTATATTCAGACCGTATCCAGAGCAACCTGGATACCGAAGATTCTCAGATGGACAATGCGGTCTACAACATGACCTGCGAAGCCGGTCGCGGTGAGGCCGAGCGTGTGACCAAAAACGGGATCTCCTACTACCGGCTGAAAAACGGCACCTATACCACCTGTCCGCCGGGCGACAAAAGCTGGCAGTTCTCGGCCACCAGCATCGAGCGGGAGAATGACTCGCCCTTTGCCGATCTCTACAATGCCCGGTTCGAAGTGGCCGATGTCCCGGTATTCTACATGCCCTACCTTCGGGTCCCTGTCGGCGACGAGCGCCTGACTGGTTTCCTCTACCCATCAGTCAGCTACGGCTCACGCGATGGCTTCGAGCTCGAAACCCCGTTCTATTGGAACATCGCGCCCAACTATGACATGACGATCACACCGAAGTACATGAGCAACCGAGGCTTGCAGCTCAACTCCGAGTTCCGTTACCTCACCGAATTCGGTACGGGCAGCCTCTCCGGCGAGTACCTAGGCAATGACAAGAAAGACTCAGACAAAGATCCACGCTGGGGCTTCAACTGGTCTCACAACGGCATGTATAACCAGCACTGGTTATTCGAAATTGACTATAGCAAGGTCAGCGATCCGACATACTTTTCTGATATCGACTCCAGCATCGGTGAGCGAGAAGACAACAACCTGCTGCAAACGGCAGAAGTGTCTTACCGTGACCGCAATTGGGATTCCACGCTCCGTGTCCGAGACTTCCAGCCACTGACCCTCGGTGTCTCTTCAAGCTACCGCCTGATGCCACAGGTGGAGGCGAACTATTACTACGAAGACATGCCGTACGGCCTGGACTTCTCCCTGAACAGCCATGTCAGCCGGTTTGAAAATGACAACCCAGACAAGCCAACCGCGGATCGCGTTCATTTCGAGCCGACCCTGACGCTGCCTTATGCTACCCCTTGGTGGTCGGTGACCAGCGAGGCCAAGCTGATGTACACCTACTACAACCAGGACTTTGACCCCAATGCCCAGGAAATCGTGGATAAAGGCCTTGAGCTAGAAGAAAGCGTCTCGCGGACCGTGCCGAGTATCCGGCTCCACAGCGGCCTGTACCTCGAGCGGGATACCCTGATCTGGGGCGACAGCTACACCCAGAGCCTTGAGCCGCAAATCCAGTACCTGTATGTCAAGGACGTAGATCAAAGAGGGATTTACGATGCCTACGACACCACCCTGATGCAAACGGACTACTACGGCCTGTTCCGCGACAAGCGCTACTCCAGTGTCGATCGGATTGCCGCCGCCAATCAGTTTACCGTCGGTGCCACGTCTCGCTACTTCGATAACCAATTCAAGGAGCGCTTCAATATTGCGGTGGGGCAAATTTTCTACCTCAATGATGCCGGCAGAAACCTAGATACTGACAACGAGACCAGCCCCAACTACTCGGCAACCGCGTTCGAGTCGGACTTTAACTACGATGATTGGCTGTTCTTCCATGGCGGCTTGCAGTATGACGCCAGCAAAAAAGATCTCCAGTTTGCCAACGGTGCGATTGAATACCGCGAAGGGGGCACCTTTAGCCAGCTGAACTACCGCTATATTTCGAAAGAGTACCTGCTCGATAACATCCTCGACGAGGAGCAGCTCAATCGCTATACCGAGGACGGTATCTCGCAGCTAGGCTTTTCTACCGGCTTCCCTGTCTATAATGGGGTGACGCTGCGCGGTGACTACTACCACGACCTGACCGAAAACCAGATGCTGGAAGGGCAGATCAGCCTTAACTTCCGCACGGCCTGCTGGATGATCAGCCTGGGCTATAACGAATACCTGAAAACACGCCAGAACGTATCGTCGAGCCCGGCCGAATACGAGCGGAACTTCAGTATTTCGTTCAGCCTGATTGGACTTGGGTTGGCACCGATTGGCACGACCAGTGACAACAACTCGATCAGCTACGGTCGCCCTTTCTACCTCAATAATTAA
- the surA gene encoding peptidylprolyl isomerase SurA translates to MKNWKSSLLGIALLGLSAGTIAAPQELDRIVTIVNDSVILQSDVDAMLKTVRMNAAGQNQPLPPDDVLVDQIMEKLVMESLQLQQAEQFGIRIDDNRLDQAINQMAAEQQMTVGQLQQMLAANGISYSIFREQMRRDMTASEARTIQVRRRINILPQEVETLASQLSQHEQQGVRYNISHIQLRVEEGASAVERDAVAKEAQQLVNQLKDGADFANLAYSYSKGPKALQGGEWGWMRKEEMPTIFADQIQSQGTGAIVGPFRSGVGYHILKINQVDGLETVSVTEVNARHILVKTSVILSDEGAKEQLEQARRAILAGERSFADAAQALSADPGSAANGGELGWQTPDLYVPEFKEKVETLPEGMISEPFKTVHGWHIVEVLDRRDVDRTDAAVKNRAYRILFSRKFNEEAQAWLQELRAGAFIEQPERADDQG, encoded by the coding sequence ATGAAAAATTGGAAGTCTAGCTTGCTCGGTATCGCCTTACTGGGCCTTTCGGCCGGTACCATTGCCGCACCACAAGAACTGGATCGTATTGTCACGATCGTCAATGACAGCGTGATCCTGCAAAGCGATGTCGATGCCATGCTCAAAACCGTGCGCATGAATGCTGCCGGCCAGAACCAGCCACTGCCACCGGATGATGTACTGGTCGACCAGATCATGGAAAAACTGGTGATGGAAAGCCTTCAGCTCCAGCAAGCCGAGCAATTCGGGATCCGCATCGATGACAACCGCCTTGATCAGGCCATCAACCAAATGGCCGCCGAGCAGCAAATGACGGTTGGCCAGCTGCAGCAGATGCTGGCAGCCAATGGCATCAGCTACTCGATTTTCCGCGAGCAAATGCGCCGCGATATGACCGCCAGCGAAGCCCGCACGATCCAGGTACGCCGCCGGATCAACATCCTGCCGCAGGAAGTCGAAACCTTGGCTAGCCAACTGAGCCAGCATGAGCAGCAGGGGGTGCGCTACAACATCAGCCACATCCAGCTTCGTGTTGAAGAAGGTGCTAGCGCCGTAGAACGCGATGCCGTCGCCAAAGAAGCCCAGCAGCTTGTCAACCAGCTTAAAGACGGCGCTGACTTTGCCAACCTAGCCTATAGCTACTCCAAGGGTCCGAAAGCCTTGCAGGGCGGAGAATGGGGCTGGATGCGCAAAGAAGAGATGCCGACCATTTTTGCCGATCAAATCCAATCTCAAGGCACCGGTGCCATCGTTGGCCCTTTCCGCAGCGGCGTCGGCTACCATATCCTGAAAATCAATCAGGTTGACGGCTTGGAAACGGTCTCCGTAACCGAAGTGAACGCCCGCCACATTCTGGTGAAAACGTCCGTGATCCTCAGCGATGAGGGGGCCAAAGAACAGCTGGAACAAGCCCGACGGGCAATTTTGGCCGGTGAGCGCAGCTTCGCCGATGCAGCCCAGGCCCTGAGTGCCGATCCGGGCTCTGCGGCCAACGGCGGTGAACTTGGCTGGCAGACGCCTGATCTCTACGTACCGGAGTTCAAGGAAAAAGTGGAAACACTACCGGAAGGCATGATCAGCGAACCGTTCAAAACGGTACATGGCTGGCACATTGTCGAGGTCCTTGACCGCCGCGATGTCGACCGCACCGATGCAGCGGTGAAAAACCGCGCCTACCGCATCTTGTTCAGCCGTAAATTTAACGAAGAAGCCCAGGCCTGGCTGCAAGAACTGCGTGCCGGAGCCTTTATCGAACAACCGGAACGTGCCGATGACCAAGGTTAA
- the pdxA gene encoding 4-hydroxythreonine-4-phosphate dehydrogenase PdxA has product MTKVKRIAITPGEPAGIGPDLVLALAQQDWPHQLVICANAQLMVERAAQLGLPLAVRAYDPSQAAEPHQAGTLVVADLPLAASVEAGTLNEQNGHYVLNTLERAAQGCMSGEFAAVVTGPVHKGVINRAGVSFSGHTEFFAQQSNTAQVVMMLATEGLRVALATTHIPLACVSKAVTEERLQQVIRILHADLVSKFGIAEPKIYVCGLNPHAGEDGCLGTEEIDVITPALEQLRQQEGMDLIGPLPADTIFQEKYLADADTVLAMYHDQGLPVLKFKGFGKSVNITLGLPFIRTSVDHGTALELAGTGQADTGSLWTALSHALELVEKQA; this is encoded by the coding sequence ATGACCAAGGTTAAACGTATTGCCATCACCCCGGGCGAACCTGCAGGAATAGGCCCCGATTTGGTGCTTGCCCTTGCCCAGCAGGACTGGCCCCACCAACTTGTCATTTGTGCTAACGCCCAGCTTATGGTAGAACGTGCAGCCCAGCTCGGTTTGCCACTGGCTGTCAGAGCCTATGATCCAAGCCAAGCTGCCGAGCCCCACCAGGCTGGCACCTTGGTGGTTGCCGATCTGCCACTGGCAGCCTCCGTAGAGGCAGGCACGCTCAATGAGCAGAATGGCCACTATGTGCTCAATACCCTGGAGCGAGCCGCCCAAGGGTGTATGAGCGGTGAGTTTGCTGCCGTCGTCACCGGCCCAGTCCATAAAGGGGTGATCAACCGGGCGGGTGTCTCGTTCAGCGGCCATACCGAGTTTTTTGCCCAGCAATCCAATACTGCCCAGGTAGTAATGATGCTGGCCACCGAAGGGTTGCGAGTGGCTTTGGCCACAACCCATATCCCTTTGGCTTGTGTATCCAAGGCCGTCACCGAAGAGCGGCTACAGCAGGTGATTCGTATCCTGCATGCTGATCTTGTCAGCAAGTTCGGTATCGCCGAACCTAAAATTTATGTCTGTGGTTTAAACCCACACGCAGGCGAAGACGGTTGCCTGGGTACCGAGGAGATCGATGTGATCACCCCGGCACTGGAGCAACTCCGCCAGCAGGAAGGTATGGATCTGATTGGCCCACTGCCAGCGGACACCATCTTCCAAGAAAAATATCTGGCCGATGCCGACACGGTACTGGCCATGTATCACGATCAAGGGCTACCAGTGCTGAAATTCAAAGGCTTTGGTAAATCCGTCAACATTACGTTAGGCCTGCCCTTCATCAGAACTTCAGTAGATCATGGTACCGCACTGGAACTCGCCGGTACTGGACAGGCGGACACGGGTAGCCTTTGGACAGCGCTATCACACGCCCTCGAATTGGTAGAAAAACAAGCATGA
- the rsmA gene encoding 16S rRNA (adenine(1518)-N(6)/adenine(1519)-N(6))-dimethyltransferase RsmA, which produces MSSDQVHLGHRARKRFGQNFLNDPYIIDGIVSAINPRPGQNLVEIGPGLGAITEPVGKMVDKFTVIELDRDLAERLRNHPDLADKLTIHEGDAMRFDFTQLLKENNKLRIFGNLPYNISTPLIFHLLSFHEHVEDMHFMLQKEVVNRLAAGPGSKAYGRLTVMTQYYCRVMPVLEVPPESFKPAPKVDSAVVRLTPYETLPHPCTNLKWLDRVCREGFNQRRKTIRNCYKSLMTGEQLEALGINPSMRPENLTLEQFVAMANWLDANHTK; this is translated from the coding sequence ATGAGCAGCGATCAAGTCCACCTAGGTCACCGCGCCCGTAAGCGCTTTGGCCAGAACTTTTTGAACGACCCATACATCATTGATGGCATTGTTTCCGCCATCAACCCTCGCCCAGGCCAAAACCTGGTCGAAATCGGCCCGGGCCTTGGTGCAATCACTGAACCTGTCGGTAAAATGGTTGACAAGTTCACGGTTATCGAGCTTGACCGTGATCTGGCCGAGCGTCTTCGCAATCACCCGGATCTGGCTGACAAGCTAACCATCCACGAAGGTGATGCGATGCGTTTCGACTTCACGCAGCTTCTTAAGGAAAACAACAAGCTGCGTATTTTCGGTAACCTACCGTACAACATCTCTACGCCGCTGATCTTCCACTTGCTGTCATTCCACGAGCATGTCGAAGACATGCACTTCATGCTGCAAAAAGAAGTAGTAAACCGCTTGGCAGCGGGGCCGGGCAGCAAGGCTTACGGTCGTTTGACCGTGATGACCCAGTACTACTGCCGCGTCATGCCTGTGCTGGAAGTGCCGCCAGAGTCATTCAAGCCGGCACCAAAGGTTGACTCTGCCGTTGTCCGCCTGACGCCATATGAAACCTTGCCGCACCCATGTACTAACCTTAAATGGTTGGATCGTGTTTGCCGTGAAGGCTTCAACCAGCGTCGTAAGACAATCCGCAACTGCTATAAGTCACTGATGACTGGCGAACAGCTGGAAGCACTGGGGATCAACCCAAGTATGCGCCCAGAAAACCTAACGCTTGAGCAGTTTGTCGCAATGGCAAACTGGCTGGATGCAAACCACACCAAATAA
- the apaG gene encoding Co2+/Mg2+ efflux protein ApaG: MTTNVTPTIKCRVVTHYIEEQSEPDNQRYVFSYTITIANLGSGEAQLLSRRWLITDANGKKLVIEGEGVVGEQPTIPANEEYTYTSGTIIETPLGVMQGHYVMVNENGDEFVAEISPFRLSVPNILH; this comes from the coding sequence ATGACAACGAACGTAACACCAACCATCAAGTGCCGGGTCGTCACGCACTACATCGAAGAGCAATCCGAGCCTGACAACCAGCGCTATGTCTTTTCCTACACCATCACCATCGCCAACTTGGGATCTGGAGAGGCCCAGCTACTCAGCAGGCGCTGGCTGATCACCGATGCCAACGGCAAAAAGTTGGTGATTGAAGGGGAAGGCGTTGTCGGCGAGCAACCGACCATTCCGGCCAATGAAGAATACACCTACACCAGCGGCACTATCATTGAAACACCATTAGGGGTGATGCAGGGGCATTACGTCATGGTCAATGAAAACGGTGACGAGTTTGTCGCCGAGATCTCACCGTTTCGCCTATCGGTACCCAATATTCTCCACTAA
- a CDS encoding symmetrical bis(5'-nucleosyl)-tetraphosphatase produces MSTYLVGDIQGCLDDLRQLLDTAGFDPHQDQLWLTGDLVARGPQSLETLRFVKDLGPQATTVLGNHDLHLLAVAEGIAKNKAKDKLQAILDAPDRDELLHWLRHQPLLAEHPALPFVMTHAGIPAQWDLPQARERAREVEQVLQGEHFLWLLENMYGNGPDTWSEALKGIERYRYTINAFTRMRFCYPDGRLDMACKLSPQEANSDQLVPWFTLPRPEQSKTMIFGHWAALMGYEDDKVIGLDTGCVWGNSMTLLRWEDGARFEHACPVHA; encoded by the coding sequence ATGTCGACCTACCTCGTTGGCGATATCCAGGGCTGCCTCGATGATTTGCGCCAGCTGCTCGATACCGCCGGTTTCGATCCGCACCAAGATCAACTGTGGCTAACCGGGGATCTTGTTGCCCGTGGCCCCCAATCACTTGAAACACTGCGCTTTGTTAAAGACCTCGGCCCACAGGCAACCACTGTACTGGGTAACCATGATCTCCACCTGCTGGCCGTTGCCGAAGGCATTGCCAAAAACAAAGCCAAAGACAAACTCCAAGCGATCCTCGATGCTCCGGACCGCGATGAGCTGCTGCATTGGCTTCGCCACCAGCCTCTGCTGGCCGAACACCCAGCACTGCCTTTTGTCATGACTCACGCCGGGATCCCTGCCCAATGGGATCTCCCGCAGGCCAGAGAGCGGGCCAGAGAGGTCGAGCAGGTATTGCAAGGCGAGCACTTCCTATGGCTCCTTGAGAACATGTACGGCAATGGACCGGACACATGGTCAGAAGCGCTTAAAGGTATCGAGCGCTACCGCTACACCATCAATGCCTTCACCCGCATGCGCTTCTGCTATCCGGACGGCCGCCTCGATATGGCGTGCAAGCTCTCGCCGCAGGAGGCTAATAGCGATCAACTGGTGCCATGGTTCACCTTACCGCGTCCAGAGCAGTCCAAGACGATGATTTTCGGCCACTGGGCTGCACTGATGGGCTATGAGGATGATAAGGTGATAGGGCTCGATACAGGCTGCGTATGGGGCAACAGCATGACCCTGCTGCGCTGGGAAGACGGGGCCCGCTTCGAGCACGCCTGTCCGGTACATGCCTGA
- the folA gene encoding type 3 dihydrofolate reductase, translating into MKISMVAAMAKARIIGKDNAMPWHLPADFAWFKKVTMGKPVVMGRKTFESIGRPLPGRHNIVISRNAGYQAEGITVVADIEAAKQAAGNVDELMVIGGGSIYAACLAEADRLYLTFIDLEVEGDTQFPDWGENWREVHSESYAADEKNAHDMRFVILER; encoded by the coding sequence ATGAAGATCAGTATGGTTGCCGCAATGGCCAAGGCGCGGATCATCGGTAAAGACAACGCCATGCCATGGCACCTGCCCGCCGATTTTGCCTGGTTCAAGAAAGTCACGATGGGCAAGCCGGTGGTGATGGGCCGCAAAACCTTCGAGTCCATCGGCCGTCCGCTACCGGGCCGACACAACATTGTGATTAGCCGCAATGCGGGTTATCAAGCCGAAGGGATCACGGTTGTCGCTGATATTGAAGCGGCCAAGCAGGCCGCCGGTAATGTCGATGAGTTGATGGTGATCGGTGGGGGCAGTATTTATGCGGCTTGCTTGGCAGAGGCCGACCGCCTGTACCTGACTTTCATTGATTTGGAGGTTGAGGGCGATACCCAGTTTCCTGATTGGGGGGAAAACTGGCGGGAGGTACACAGCGAGTCCTACGCGGCCGATGAGAAAAATGCCCATGATATGCGTTTCGTGATTTTAGAGCGCTGA
- a CDS encoding threonine/serine exporter family protein, producing MITIDFLLALLNDMFFALIPAVGFALVFNVPPKALKYCAIGGALGHGCRFALMHWGLSIEWATLCAATLVGMIGVHWSHRFLAHPKVFTVAAMIPMVPGVFAFKAMIALVEINHRGFTPELWGLLVENMLKAVFIVASLAIGLAMPGLLFYRRRPVV from the coding sequence ATGATCACTATCGACTTTTTGCTGGCACTTCTCAATGACATGTTCTTTGCCTTGATCCCGGCGGTCGGTTTTGCCCTGGTGTTTAACGTGCCGCCGAAGGCATTGAAGTACTGTGCTATCGGCGGGGCGCTTGGCCACGGCTGCCGCTTTGCCCTGATGCATTGGGGCCTGTCGATTGAGTGGGCGACCCTGTGTGCCGCAACCCTGGTGGGGATGATAGGCGTGCATTGGTCGCACCGTTTCCTGGCTCACCCTAAGGTGTTTACCGTTGCGGCGATGATCCCCATGGTCCCCGGTGTGTTTGCCTTCAAGGCGATGATCGCACTGGTTGAGATCAACCACCGCGGCTTTACCCCCGAGCTGTGGGGCTTGCTGGTGGAGAACATGCTCAAAGCGGTCTTTATCGTCGCGTCTCTCGCAATTGGTCTTGCCATGCCTGGCTTGCTGTTTTATCGCCGCCGTCCTGTGGTATAA
- a CDS encoding threonine/serine exporter family protein, with protein MEEPNGALTEPVQREISRLAVLAGQRLLQHGAESTLVMDVARRLGLALGVDSVEVSLSASSMVLTTLSDGRCITTTRRCQDRGINMQVVTEIQRVCIMAERGVLDVDGVHLRLEQIKPMRYNRYLVIVMIGLSCASFSRLAGGDWPVFALTFVASAVGMFVRQEIAHCHFNPLLNFGVTAFVTTLISGFGQVYQIGEAPFLAMASSVLMLVPGFPLINAISDMVKGYANMGIARWTMASLLTLSTSMGIVAAMNVLGVWGWLS; from the coding sequence ATGGAGGAGCCAAACGGGGCGTTGACCGAGCCAGTGCAGCGGGAGATTTCCCGGCTTGCGGTATTGGCGGGGCAAAGGCTATTGCAACACGGAGCGGAGAGTACCTTGGTGATGGATGTCGCCAGGCGGTTAGGGTTGGCGTTGGGGGTGGACAGTGTTGAAGTGTCCTTGTCAGCCAGTTCAATGGTATTGACGACTTTGAGTGACGGCCGCTGTATTACCACGACGAGACGGTGTCAGGATCGCGGGATCAACATGCAGGTGGTGACCGAGATCCAGCGGGTATGCATCATGGCCGAAAGGGGGGTGCTGGATGTCGATGGCGTTCATCTGCGGCTCGAGCAAATCAAGCCGATGCGCTACAACCGCTATTTGGTGATCGTGATGATCGGCCTGTCGTGTGCTTCGTTCAGCCGTTTGGCCGGCGGGGACTGGCCGGTGTTTGCGCTGACCTTTGTGGCATCGGCGGTGGGGATGTTCGTCCGTCAGGAAATCGCCCATTGCCATTTCAATCCACTGCTCAATTTCGGTGTTACCGCTTTTGTGACCACCTTGATATCCGGATTCGGGCAAGTGTATCAAATCGGCGAGGCCCCGTTTCTGGCGATGGCTTCTTCGGTATTGATGTTGGTGCCGGGCTTCCCGCTGATTAATGCCATATCTGACATGGTCAAAGGGTACGCCAACATGGGGATAGCACGTTGGACCATGGCCAGTTTGCTGACGCTGTCGACCAGTATGGGGATCGTTGCTGCCATGAATGTGCTCGGGGTATGGGGGTGGCTGTCATGA
- the cgtA gene encoding Obg family GTPase CgtA — translation MKFVDEAVIRVDAGDGGNGTVSFRREKYVPKGGPDGGDGGDGGDVYLLADENLNTLIDYRFERFHAAQRGENGRGGNCTGKRGEDCVLSVPVGTRAVDEETGEVIADLTQHGMKVMAAKGGFHGLGNTRFKSSVNRAPRQKTMGTKGEVRHLRLELLLLADVGMLGLPNAGKSTFIRSVSAAKPKVADYPFTTLVPSLGVVRIDNERSFVVADIPGLIEGAADGAGLGIRFLKHLERCRVLLHMVDLLPADGSDPVENAFTILNELEKYSDKLANKPRWIVFNKVDLMPEEEAQEKIDEVLDALAWEGDYYCISALNRMGTKELTYDLMRQIESMPAQVFEEDEEETEDKKVEFKWDDYHEQQVKNADADDDDDDWDDWNEDDYDVEIIYKP, via the coding sequence ATGAAGTTTGTAGATGAAGCGGTAATTCGTGTTGACGCCGGTGATGGCGGTAACGGTACAGTAAGCTTCCGTCGTGAAAAGTATGTCCCGAAAGGTGGTCCTGACGGTGGCGACGGCGGTGATGGTGGCGATGTTTACCTACTGGCCGATGAAAACCTCAATACATTGATCGACTATCGCTTTGAACGATTCCATGCTGCGCAGCGTGGCGAGAACGGTCGTGGTGGTAACTGTACCGGTAAACGTGGTGAGGACTGTGTACTTTCGGTGCCGGTTGGTACTCGTGCTGTGGATGAAGAGACTGGCGAAGTGATCGCGGATTTGACTCAGCATGGCATGAAGGTGATGGCAGCCAAAGGTGGCTTCCACGGTCTGGGTAACACCCGCTTCAAGTCTTCGGTCAACCGTGCTCCACGCCAGAAGACCATGGGTACCAAGGGGGAAGTACGTCACCTTCGCCTTGAGCTTCTGCTATTGGCCGATGTGGGTATGCTGGGCTTGCCGAATGCAGGTAAATCCACCTTTATCCGTTCGGTATCGGCGGCTAAGCCGAAAGTGGCGGATTACCCGTTCACCACGCTGGTGCCTAGCTTGGGTGTTGTGCGCATCGATAACGAGCGCAGCTTCGTGGTTGCCGATATTCCTGGTTTGATCGAAGGCGCGGCTGACGGGGCTGGTTTGGGGATTCGCTTCCTGAAGCACCTTGAGCGTTGCCGTGTATTGCTGCACATGGTTGATCTGTTGCCTGCCGATGGCTCGGATCCAGTCGAGAATGCCTTCACTATCCTCAATGAGCTAGAGAAGTACAGTGACAAGTTGGCCAACAAGCCGCGCTGGATTGTGTTCAATAAGGTTGATTTGATGCCTGAGGAAGAAGCTCAGGAGAAGATCGACGAAGTACTGGATGCTCTGGCATGGGAAGGTGATTACTACTGTATCTCCGCTCTAAACCGTATGGGTACCAAAGAGCTGACGTACGATCTGATGCGCCAGATCGAGTCGATGCCGGCCCAAGTCTTCGAAGAAGACGAGGAAGAGACAGAAGATAAGAAAGTCGAATTCAAGTGGGATGATTACCACGAGCAGCAAGTTAAGAATGCTGACGCTGATGACGACGATGATGACTGGGATGATTGGAACGAAGACGACTACGATGTCGAAATCATCTACAAACCATAA